One window of the Marinilactibacillus sp. Marseille-P9653 genome contains the following:
- a CDS encoding P-II family nitrogen regulator, whose translation MHKEYETAMELIVCITMPNEGDHVIKLANEEGVQGGTIFYGEGTSGKGILKTLGLNSIKREIVLMVTSETKASRALKHIAKAKVMKKKSNGIGFRVSLSDVLGIHENIEEKLNDFDEETKKMHQAIYVIVNKGEAEDVMEYAQDAGAQGGTIIQARGAGNAESRTVFHMDIVPEKEIILIIAEKEHSQTIIDTISEKLHIEEPNKGILFVTDLNETIGLN comes from the coding sequence ATGCACAAGGAATACGAAACGGCTATGGAACTGATCGTTTGTATCACAATGCCGAACGAAGGGGACCATGTTATCAAGCTAGCAAATGAAGAGGGGGTACAAGGTGGTACTATATTTTATGGCGAAGGAACCTCTGGTAAAGGTATTTTAAAAACTTTAGGGTTGAATTCTATTAAGCGTGAAATTGTACTGATGGTAACTTCAGAAACAAAAGCTTCACGTGCTTTGAAACACATCGCAAAAGCAAAGGTTATGAAGAAAAAAAGTAATGGGATTGGATTTAGAGTATCTTTGAGTGATGTTTTAGGGATACATGAAAATATTGAAGAAAAACTAAATGATTTTGATGAGGAGACTAAAAAAATGCATCAAGCTATTTATGTAATTGTAAACAAAGGAGAAGCAGAAGATGTAATGGAGTATGCGCAAGATGCGGGCGCTCAAGGAGGAACAATCATCCAAGCGAGAGGCGCTGGCAATGCAGAATCTAGAACCGTCTTCCATATGGATATTGTTCCAGAAAAAGAAATTATTTTAATTATTGCTGAGAAAGAACACTCTCAGACGATTATTGATACCATTAGTGAAAAACTGCATATTGAAGAACCCAATAAAGGGATTTTATTTGTTACAGACTTAAATGAGACAATAGGACTTAATTAA
- a CDS encoding DUF1700 domain-containing protein — protein sequence MNRIEFIKTLSSQLSYIMRPEEVRELVDYYDEMILDLMEEGMTEEKAVSQLDTPEQIIDSVKGTPLEWNLPISKKFSPYLVILLILGFPLWGSLGLAGILLVFSLYVVIWCIPVITGALAFAGVAGGLASTILSPLALMDGFHIGLTQLGIGLMLFGAGLLITLITISISKRFVRYSQKTTNYFKEKIFHQRGAFSL from the coding sequence ATGAATAGAATTGAATTTATCAAAACATTGAGCAGTCAGTTATCTTACATTATGAGACCAGAAGAAGTTCGAGAATTAGTGGATTATTATGATGAAATGATTCTTGATCTTATGGAAGAAGGCATGACAGAAGAGAAAGCAGTCAGTCAACTAGACACACCTGAACAAATCATTGATTCGGTTAAAGGAACACCTCTTGAGTGGAATTTGCCGATATCCAAGAAATTCAGTCCATACCTTGTGATTCTCCTGATTTTAGGATTTCCGCTCTGGGGTTCACTAGGATTGGCAGGAATTTTACTAGTATTCAGTCTCTACGTTGTGATTTGGTGTATTCCAGTTATAACTGGAGCTCTTGCCTTCGCAGGGGTCGCAGGTGGACTGGCGAGTACGATCTTAAGCCCATTAGCTTTAATGGATGGATTTCATATAGGATTGACTCAGCTTGGAATTGGTTTGATGCTATTTGGAGCAGGCCTACTCATTACATTGATAACGATAAGCATTAGTAAACGGTTTGTTAGGTATAGTCAGAAAACAACAAACTACTTTAAAGAAAAAATCTTTCATCAAAGAGGTGCATTCAGTCTATGA
- a CDS encoding PadR family transcriptional regulator: MDTQLKKGLIEYYILANLNYGDSYGYEIVKTVSSHLPITESTLYPILKRLESQGKVTTYSNAHNGRLRKYYQIQPEGLKSIQGFLDSWEKVQAIHEYIKRSVEDE; encoded by the coding sequence TTGGACACGCAGTTAAAAAAAGGATTAATTGAATATTACATCTTAGCAAATTTGAATTATGGAGATTCTTACGGGTACGAAATTGTAAAGACCGTTTCTTCTCACTTACCAATCACCGAGTCCACCTTATATCCTATTTTAAAAAGGTTGGAAAGCCAGGGGAAGGTGACTACTTATTCCAATGCACATAACGGGCGACTGAGAAAATACTATCAGATCCAACCAGAAGGACTCAAAAGTATTCAGGGATTCTTAGATTCTTGGGAGAAAGTTCAAGCGATACATGAATATATTAAAAGGAGTGTAGAAGATGAATAG
- the abc-f gene encoding ribosomal protection-like ABC-F family protein, which translates to MAWIEANKITYSIKDRTLFNIENLKVEPGDKIGLVGKNGSGKTTLLNILKGTLQPETGTVKRNQKISFIPQLKEPTGTKSGGEITASAIVTSLNEKSGVLLADEPTTHLDIEHVEWLEKEIKAYKGAYIIISHDRDFLDHTCTKVWELSHEKITEYTGNYSDYEALKQSELERKQVSYDSYKKKEKQLTEALESKKDKADRITDESSHFYFRKKAQKLYKSAKSMEKRIEQLKTVERPEEQELIKMKLTNARGFVNKKIIRANEFGLAFPQKVLFKPTSFFIKGGEKVAIVGTNGSGKTTLLNSILSEAEGIKRSEAMKPGYFAQNLSVLKEQKTILENVQEGSLQTETLIRIVLAQLLFKNDDVHKPIHVLSGGERVKVALAKLIVGDYNTLILDEPTNFLDTQAIEALEALLAEYEGSILFVSHDRRFMNKIAERLLIIENQSLKVFEGSYDVFKQLKEQRGPDAYGEEKLRLENEIVTVLSQLSIESTTELENQFQELLKTKKRLIEQLNQEK; encoded by the coding sequence ATGGCTTGGATAGAAGCAAATAAAATCACATACTCGATTAAAGATAGAACATTATTCAATATAGAAAACTTAAAAGTAGAACCAGGAGATAAAATAGGATTAGTCGGAAAAAATGGTAGTGGGAAAACGACCTTACTGAATATTTTAAAAGGAACGCTCCAACCGGAAACGGGTACGGTTAAACGCAATCAGAAGATCTCTTTTATTCCGCAATTAAAAGAACCAACCGGAACAAAAAGTGGTGGAGAAATCACAGCCAGTGCAATCGTTACAAGTCTGAATGAAAAGTCCGGCGTGCTCTTGGCGGATGAACCTACGACGCATCTCGATATTGAACATGTGGAATGGTTAGAAAAAGAAATCAAGGCTTATAAAGGAGCCTATATCATTATTTCTCATGATCGTGACTTTTTAGATCATACATGTACTAAAGTATGGGAGCTCAGTCATGAAAAAATCACGGAGTATACAGGAAACTATTCAGATTACGAAGCACTGAAACAAAGTGAACTAGAACGTAAACAAGTGTCTTACGATTCCTATAAGAAAAAGGAAAAACAGTTAACAGAAGCTTTGGAAAGTAAAAAGGATAAAGCAGACCGTATAACAGATGAATCTAGCCATTTTTATTTCAGAAAAAAGGCGCAAAAACTCTATAAATCTGCTAAATCTATGGAAAAAAGAATCGAACAACTAAAAACTGTAGAAAGACCAGAAGAACAAGAATTGATCAAGATGAAGTTAACCAATGCTAGAGGATTCGTCAATAAAAAGATTATACGAGCGAACGAATTTGGATTGGCGTTTCCTCAAAAAGTTCTATTTAAACCAACAAGTTTCTTTATTAAAGGCGGAGAAAAAGTCGCCATTGTGGGAACGAATGGTAGTGGAAAAACAACGTTATTGAATAGTATTCTATCTGAAGCGGAAGGCATTAAACGATCAGAAGCGATGAAGCCTGGTTATTTTGCTCAAAATCTTAGTGTCTTAAAAGAGCAGAAGACTATTTTAGAGAATGTACAAGAAGGTTCTTTACAGACAGAAACTCTGATTCGAATCGTTTTGGCACAATTGCTGTTCAAAAACGATGATGTTCATAAGCCAATTCACGTACTGAGTGGTGGAGAGCGCGTCAAAGTAGCGCTAGCCAAGTTGATTGTTGGAGATTACAATACCTTGATACTAGATGAACCAACAAACTTTTTAGATACGCAGGCAATTGAAGCGCTGGAAGCTTTACTGGCAGAATATGAGGGGAGTATTTTATTCGTGTCCCATGACCGAAGGTTTATGAATAAAATCGCTGAGCGGTTATTGATTATCGAAAATCAGTCTCTCAAAGTGTTTGAAGGCAGTTATGACGTCTTCAAACAATTGAAAGAACAGAGAGGGCCGGATGCATACGGAGAAGAAAAATTGCGTCTAGAAAATGAAATCGTGACGGTGTTAAGTCAGTTGAGCATCGAATCAACAACAGAACTAGAAAACCAATTTCAAGAATTACTGAAAACGAAAAAGCGATTAATTGAACAATTGAATCAAGAAAAGTAG
- the alr gene encoding alanine racemase: MDYGSYRFTRAEINLDHIAYNYTQMKSLLDTQTKFMAVVKADAYGHGAVEVGKKLEELGTDYLAVAVLDEALELREAGIEVPILMFGPVEEQTIATAIANNITMTVFTESVAEQVRKTAENLRKVATVHLKVDTGMSRIGVRSNQEALKVMHTMESEFVLFDGVFTHFADAENLEDPSFTKAQFKTFMNIVSFLEENDIKFNLKHCCNTAATLAYPEFHLDMIRTGISIYGYHPDKSMESTIDLKPIMKLTTHAAFIKTISKGDTVGYGRTYTAESKRTIATILLGYADGIPRQLSNRWYLTTNGKKAPIVGRICMDQIMLDVTNIDSISEDDEIVFFGDPAADYPSLYAMAELTNSFHYELLCGIGKRIPRVYMKNKEVVVKTNMLLN; the protein is encoded by the coding sequence ATGGATTATGGAAGTTATCGTTTTACACGTGCTGAAATCAACCTCGATCATATTGCTTATAACTATACTCAGATGAAAAGTCTACTGGATACTCAAACTAAATTTATGGCTGTTGTAAAAGCCGATGCGTATGGTCATGGAGCTGTTGAAGTTGGCAAAAAACTGGAAGAACTTGGTACGGATTATCTTGCAGTAGCTGTACTTGATGAAGCACTTGAATTAAGAGAAGCTGGCATTGAAGTTCCGATTCTAATGTTTGGCCCTGTCGAAGAACAAACCATTGCGACCGCCATTGCAAATAATATTACCATGACTGTTTTCACTGAATCTGTTGCTGAACAAGTGCGTAAAACTGCTGAAAACCTTCGGAAAGTTGCGACTGTTCATTTAAAAGTGGATACGGGCATGTCCCGTATTGGTGTGCGTTCTAATCAAGAAGCTTTGAAAGTCATGCATACTATGGAGTCAGAATTTGTTCTGTTCGACGGTGTTTTCACACACTTTGCCGACGCTGAGAATCTAGAAGACCCTTCTTTTACTAAAGCTCAATTTAAAACCTTTATGAACATTGTTTCTTTTTTGGAAGAAAATGATATCAAATTCAATCTTAAACATTGTTGCAACACCGCTGCAACTTTAGCCTACCCTGAGTTTCACTTGGATATGATTCGAACAGGTATCTCTATCTATGGATACCATCCTGATAAAAGTATGGAAAGTACCATTGATTTGAAACCAATTATGAAGTTAACGACTCACGCTGCTTTTATCAAAACAATCTCTAAGGGAGATACGGTGGGATATGGACGTACCTATACTGCTGAAAGCAAGCGAACAATCGCTACGATTTTACTTGGATACGCTGATGGTATCCCGAGACAATTATCTAATCGATGGTATCTAACAACTAACGGGAAAAAAGCACCTATCGTTGGTAGAATCTGTATGGATCAAATTATGTTAGACGTAACAAATATTGATTCTATATCAGAAGACGACGAAATCGTCTTCTTTGGAGATCCCGCTGCTGATTATCCGTCGCTCTACGCTATGGCTGAATTAACAAATAGTTTTCATTATGAATTACTGTGTGGCATCGGTAAAAGAATCCCTCGAGTTTATATGAAAAACAAAGAAGTTGTTGTCAAAACCAATATGTTATTAAATTAA
- a CDS encoding DUF1538 domain-containing protein, whose translation MNILKEKFLEVIRAVTPIVVLVLIIHFLFVPLPTSSLIGFLFGAIVIVIGLAIFLMGIDIALEPIGSHMGKGIARSNKIIVVVIVGLLLGFFISSAEPSLTVLGNQIGLVTGGDITSSFIVIVVSLGIAVMVVVGLLRVVYSLSIIPILTIAYGLILLLSFFTSTEFLSISFDASGATTGSITVPFLLALSTGIASLKKSSKNSGEDSFGLVAIASTGAILSVMIVNVFSPTEELSGSLDIVMGTENGFFLDLIREIFNQIGEVIVAILPIVILFGLYQIIWLKLPKRKLNKILIGVLYVFIGLVLFLSGVNAGFMNVGSLIGYTLAAQESYGLLFILGFSLGFLSILAEPAVSVLTKQIGAVTSGAIKPVAVLSTLSIGVGLAILLSTMRLVIFDLELWHILLPGYLLAIFLSYVVPKRFVGMAFDAGGVASGPMTATFILAFIQGAAEAIPHASVLIDGFGMIALVALMPILSLQIFGLIYHLKAKQTQKSVN comes from the coding sequence GTGAATATTCTTAAAGAAAAATTCTTAGAAGTTATTCGCGCTGTTACACCAATCGTTGTTTTAGTGCTCATTATCCACTTCTTATTTGTTCCATTGCCGACAAGCTCTCTGATAGGATTCCTATTCGGTGCAATCGTCATTGTGATTGGACTTGCAATCTTCCTTATGGGAATTGATATTGCACTCGAGCCTATAGGATCTCATATGGGTAAAGGGATAGCAAGGTCTAACAAGATCATCGTAGTGGTCATTGTTGGATTACTACTTGGATTCTTTATCTCTTCTGCAGAACCTAGTTTGACGGTATTAGGAAACCAAATTGGATTAGTAACAGGGGGAGATATTACTAGTTCCTTTATCGTTATTGTAGTGTCTTTAGGTATCGCGGTTATGGTTGTTGTTGGTCTGCTCAGGGTGGTTTATAGTTTGTCTATTATTCCTATTCTAACAATTGCTTATGGTTTGATCTTGTTACTTTCATTCTTTACCTCAACAGAGTTTTTATCAATTTCTTTCGATGCATCTGGAGCAACTACTGGTTCCATTACTGTTCCATTCCTACTCGCATTATCAACAGGTATTGCTTCTTTGAAAAAAAGTAGTAAAAATTCCGGTGAGGATAGTTTTGGACTCGTAGCGATTGCTTCTACAGGTGCCATTCTTTCAGTTATGATCGTGAACGTCTTTTCACCTACAGAAGAACTATCTGGTTCTTTAGATATTGTGATGGGAACAGAAAATGGCTTTTTCCTCGATTTAATTAGAGAAATTTTCAATCAAATTGGAGAAGTGATCGTAGCAATATTGCCAATTGTCATCCTATTCGGTCTGTATCAAATAATTTGGCTCAAGCTACCTAAAAGAAAGTTAAATAAAATCTTGATTGGTGTATTGTATGTCTTTATTGGACTCGTACTATTCCTTTCAGGGGTAAATGCTGGATTTATGAATGTAGGAAGCTTAATTGGATACACATTAGCGGCTCAAGAGTCTTACGGACTACTATTTATATTAGGATTTTCGCTTGGTTTCTTATCAATCCTAGCAGAGCCAGCAGTAAGCGTACTGACAAAACAGATTGGGGCTGTAACTTCTGGAGCAATCAAGCCAGTAGCAGTACTATCGACCTTATCTATTGGTGTAGGTTTAGCTATTCTACTTTCTACTATGAGACTGGTTATATTTGATTTAGAACTTTGGCATATTCTACTTCCAGGATACCTACTAGCTATTTTTCTCAGTTATGTCGTTCCTAAACGCTTTGTCGGGATGGCATTTGACGCAGGAGGCGTTGCATCAGGTCCCATGACGGCGACCTTCATACTAGCTTTTATACAAGGAGCTGCGGAAGCTATTCCCCACGCTAGTGTCTTGATTGATGGATTTGGTATGATTGCATTAGTTGCCTTAATGCCCATCCTCAGTTTACAGATCTTTGGATTGATTTATCATTTGAAAGCAAAACAAACTCAAAAAAGTGTGAACTAA
- a CDS encoding aminopeptidase C, translating into MTINEKLLTAYKEKFNAEPSNHAVKQAIAKVGIADASIDNNRLRRHSFIFSNETTRGEITNQKSSGRCWMFAALNTARVDTMKKLDVKTFEFSQNYTLFWDKLEKSNYLLENIIDTVEEPLNSRLVQHLLFDPIQDGGQWDMFSGLLEKYGAVPKSVMPETYHSSNTRELNTLLTAKLREFAAKIREAHKSGASREALLEIKESSLYFVYNLLVKTLGEVPETFTYEYRDNQNDFHRIKDITPQDFFKEYVEWDLNDRVSLINAPTEDKPYGKAYTVKYLGTVKEAKPVTYINVPIDVLKKAAVAAIKDGEPIWFGCDVGKMLDRKAGIMDHHAYDYEATLGETVELTKAQRLDYGESLLTHAMVFVGVDLDEDGAPIKWKVENSWGDTSGDKGVYSMSDQWFDEYNYQITVSKKYVEEQWLKALEEPVTELEPWDPMGALAMMQ; encoded by the coding sequence ATGACGATCAATGAAAAGCTGTTAACAGCATACAAGGAAAAATTTAACGCAGAACCTTCCAATCATGCGGTCAAGCAAGCCATTGCGAAAGTAGGGATTGCCGATGCTTCCATCGATAACAATAGGCTTAGAAGACATTCTTTTATTTTCTCAAACGAAACAACGCGCGGTGAGATTACAAATCAGAAATCTAGTGGACGCTGCTGGATGTTTGCGGCATTAAATACAGCCCGAGTAGATACTATGAAAAAACTAGACGTGAAAACTTTCGAATTTTCACAAAACTATACGTTGTTCTGGGATAAACTTGAGAAATCTAATTATCTGTTAGAAAATATTATAGATACAGTTGAAGAGCCATTAAATTCGAGACTCGTGCAACATTTACTGTTTGATCCTATTCAAGATGGTGGACAATGGGATATGTTTTCTGGACTTCTTGAAAAATACGGTGCTGTTCCAAAATCTGTTATGCCCGAAACTTATCATTCTTCAAATACGAGAGAATTGAATACACTTTTAACAGCGAAATTGAGAGAATTTGCTGCTAAAATACGTGAAGCACATAAATCAGGTGCATCAAGAGAAGCTTTACTGGAAATAAAAGAATCGTCCCTTTATTTTGTGTACAATTTACTGGTGAAAACACTTGGAGAAGTACCGGAAACGTTTACTTATGAATATAGAGACAATCAAAATGACTTCCACCGTATCAAAGACATCACCCCTCAAGACTTTTTCAAAGAGTATGTTGAATGGGATTTGAACGACAGAGTTAGTCTAATCAACGCTCCTACAGAAGATAAACCTTATGGAAAAGCCTATACGGTTAAGTATCTTGGAACTGTAAAAGAAGCGAAACCAGTCACTTATATTAATGTACCGATAGATGTCCTTAAAAAAGCAGCTGTTGCAGCTATCAAAGATGGAGAACCTATCTGGTTTGGTTGCGATGTAGGAAAAATGCTAGATCGTAAAGCAGGGATTATGGATCATCACGCTTACGATTACGAGGCAACACTAGGGGAAACCGTTGAATTAACGAAAGCCCAGAGATTGGATTACGGAGAAAGCTTATTAACACATGCAATGGTATTCGTTGGAGTTGATCTAGATGAAGACGGGGCACCAATTAAGTGGAAAGTAGAAAATAGCTGGGGAGATACTTCAGGAGATAAAGGGGTTTATTCAATGAGCGATCAATGGTTCGATGAATACAATTACCAAATCACTGTCAGCAAAAAATATGTAGAGGAACAATGGTTGAAAGCACTAGAAGAACCCGTTACAGAATTAGAACCATGGGATCCAATGGGCGCACTTGCTATGATGCAGTAA